One region of Mus musculus strain C57BL/6J chromosome 3, GRCm38.p6 C57BL/6J genomic DNA includes:
- the Smg5 gene encoding protein SMG5 isoform X5 produces the protein MFLHPVDYGRKAEELLWRKVYYEVIQLIKTNKKHIHSRSTLECAYRTHLVAGIGFYQHLLLYIQSHYQLELQCCIDWTHVTDPLMGFKKPVSASGKEMDWAQMACHRCLVYLGDLSRYQNELAGVDTELLAERFYYQALSVAPQIGMPFNQLGTLAGSKYYNVEAMYCYLRCIQSEVSFEGAYGNLKRLYDKAAKMYHQLKKSETRKLSPSKKRCKDIKRLLVNFMYLQSLLQPKSSSVDSELTSLCQSVLEDFNLCLFYLPSSPNLGLTNEDEEECESGYAFLPDLLIFQMAIICLMGVHSLKRAGSKHYSAAIAFTLALFSHLINHVNIRLQAELEEGENPVSAFQSDGTDEPESKEALEKEEPEPEPPTVVPQADEGRKSRKHSRLSCLRRRRRHHPPKAGDDSDLSEGFESDSSHDSAQASDGSDSGSDKSLEGRGTAFDAETDSEMNSQESRSDLEDMEDEEGTRSPAQEPPQARSEVPDSLNGPLGPSEASIASNLQAMSTQMFQTKRCFRLAPTFSNLLLQPTTEPNSVASHRPCVNGDMDKPLEPASRTFAVLLLSTADCSSFTLFSPHIGGCTSFPHGIQLPEGSQKLGIMFL, from the exons ATGTTCTTGCATCCAGTAGACTATGGGAGGAAGGCTGAGGAACTGCTGTGGAGAAAGGTATACTATGAAGTTATCCAACTTATCAAGACTAACAAAAAG CACATCCACAGTCGGAGCACCTTGGAATGTGCCTACAGGACTCATCTGGTCGCTGGCATTGGCTTCTACCAGCATCTCCTTCTCTATATCCAGTCCCACTACCAGCTGGAACTACAGTGCTGCATCGACTGGACTCACGTCACCGATCCCCTCATGG GATTCAAGAAGCCAGTATCTGCTTCAGGAAAGGAGATGGATTGGGCACAAATGGCTTGCCACCGATGCCTGGTGTACCTGGGGGATCTGT CACGCTATCAGAATGAGTTGGCTGGTGTGGACACCGAGCTGCTAGCTGAGAGATTCTACTATCAAGCCTTGTCAGTGGCTCCCCAGATTG GAATGCCCTTCAACCAGCTGGGTACCCTTGCAGGCAGCAAGTATTACAACGTGGAAGCCATGTATTGCTACTTGCGCTG CATCCAGTCGGAAGTGTCCTTTGAGGGAGCCTATGGGAACCTCAAGAGACTATATGACAAGGCAGCCAAAATGTACCACCAGTTGAAGAAGTCTGAGACCAGGAAGCTCTCCCCTAGCAAAAAGCG ATGCAAAGACATTAAGAGGTTGTTGGTGAACTTCATGTACCTACAAAGCCTGTTACAGCCCAAAAGTAG CTCCGTGGACTCAGAACTGACCTCACTCTGCCAGTCAGTCCTAGAGGATTTCAACCTCTGCCTCTTCTACCTGCCCTCCTCACCCAACCTTGGTCTAACCAACGAGGATGAGGAGGAGTGTGAAAGTGGATATGCTTTCCTCCCCGACCTGCTCATCTTTCAGATGGCCATCATCTGCCTCATGGGTGTGCACAGTTTAAAGAGAGCAG GATCCAAGCATTATAGTGCAGCCATTGCTTTCACCCTGGCCCTCTTTTCCCACCTTATCAATCATGTCAACATACGGCTGCAGGCGGAACTGGAAGAGGGCGAGAACCCTGTCTCAGCTTTTCAGAGTGATGGCACAG ATGAACCAGAGTCAAAAGAAGCACTAGAAAAAGAGGAGCCAGAGCCTGAGCCTCCCACTGTGGTACCCCAAGCTGATGAGGGCAGAAAGAGCCGTAAGCACTCCCGACTCTCTTGTCTACGTCGTCGCCGCCGCCACCATCCTCCTAAAGCTGGTGATGACAGTGACCTGAGTGAGGGTTTTGAATCTGACTCTAGCCATGACTCTGCCCAGGCCAGTGACGGCTCAGACAGTGGCTCTGATAAGAGCCTGGAAGGCAGGGGCACTGCTTTTGATGCAGAgacagactcagaaatgaacagcCAGGAGTCCCGGTCAGACCTGGAAGATATGGAGGATGAGGAGGGGACAAGATCTCCAGCCCAGGAGCCCCCTCAGGCCAGATCAGAGGTTCCAGATTCCCTCAATGGCCCCCTGGGCCCCAGTGAAGCAAGCATTGCCAGCAATTTACAAGCCATGTCCACCCAGATGTTCCAGACCAAGCGCTGCTTCCGACTGGCTCCCACTTTCAGCAACCTGCTCCTGCAGCCCACCACGGAACCTAACAGTGTGGCCAGTCACAGGCCTTGTGTCAACGGGGATATGGACAAGCCTTTAGAACCAG CCTCCAGAACGTTTGCTGTCTTGCTGCTTTCCACTGCAGACTGCTCCAGCttcactctcttctctcctcatATTGGAGGTTGTACTTCCTTCCCTCATGGCATCCAGCTTCCTGAAGGCTCCCAGAAGCTGGGCATAATGTTCCTGTAA
- the Smg5 gene encoding protein SMG5 isoform X1, with product MSQGPPPGESSEPEAKVLHTKRLYRAVVEAVHRLDLILCNKAAYQEVFKPENVSLRNKLRELCVKLMFLHPVDYGRKAEELLWRKHIHSRSTLECAYRTHLVAGIGFYQHLLLYIQSHYQLELQCCIDWTHVTDPLMGFKKPVSASGKEMDWAQMACHRCLVYLGDLSRYQNELAGVDTELLAERFYYQALSVAPQIGMPFNQLGTLAGSKYYNVEAMYCYLRCIQSEVSFEGAYGNLKRLYDKAAKMYHQLKKSETRKLSPSKKRCKDIKRLLVNFMYLQSLLQPKSSSVDSELTSLCQSVLEDFNLCLFYLPSSPNLGLTNEDEEECESGYAFLPDLLIFQMAIICLMGVHSLKRAGSKHYSAAIAFTLALFSHLINHVNIRLQAELEEGENPVSAFQSDGTDEPESKEALEKEEPEPEPPTVVPQADEGRKSRKHSRLSCLRRRRRHHPPKAGDDSDLSEGFESDSSHDSAQASDGSDSGSDKSLEGRGTAFDAETDSEMNSQESRSDLEDMEDEEGTRSPAQEPPQARSEVPDSLNGPLGPSEASIASNLQAMSTQMFQTKRCFRLAPTFSNLLLQPTTEPNSVASHRPCVNGDMDKPLEPASEDGSESEGSESSNRSCRNERSLQEKLQALMAEGLLPAVKVFLDWLRTNPDLIIVCAQSSQSLWNRLSVLLNLLPASAELQDSGLALCSEVQGLLEGCELPDLPASLLLPEDMALRNLPPLRAAHRRFNFDADRPLLSALEESVVRICCIRSFGHFVARLQGSILQFNPEVGIFVSIAQSEQESLLQQAQAQFRMAEEEARRNRLMRDMAQLRLQLEVSQLEGSLQQPKAQSAMSPYLIPDTQALCYHLPLIRQLATSGRFIIIIPRTVIDGLDLLKKEQPGARDGIRYLEAEFKKGNRYIRCQKEVGKSFERHKLKRQDADAWTLYKILDSCRQLTLAQGAGEEDPSGMVTIITGLHLDSPSALSGPMQAALQAAAHASVDVKNVLDFYRQWKEIG from the exons ATGAGCCAAGGCCCTCCTCCAGGGGAGAGCAGCGAACCCGAGGCAAAGGTCCTCCACACCAAGCGGCTTTACCG GGCTGTGGTGGAGGCTGTGCATCGGCTAGATCTCATCCTTTGCAACAAAGCTGCTTATCAGGAAGTGTTCAAACCAGAGAACGTTAGCCTGAGGAACAA gCTACGAGAGCTCTGTGTGAAGCTTATGTTCTTGCATCCAGTAGACTATGGGAGGAAGGCTGAGGAACTGCTGTGGAGAAAG CACATCCACAGTCGGAGCACCTTGGAATGTGCCTACAGGACTCATCTGGTCGCTGGCATTGGCTTCTACCAGCATCTCCTTCTCTATATCCAGTCCCACTACCAGCTGGAACTACAGTGCTGCATCGACTGGACTCACGTCACCGATCCCCTCATGG GATTCAAGAAGCCAGTATCTGCTTCAGGAAAGGAGATGGATTGGGCACAAATGGCTTGCCACCGATGCCTGGTGTACCTGGGGGATCTGT CACGCTATCAGAATGAGTTGGCTGGTGTGGACACCGAGCTGCTAGCTGAGAGATTCTACTATCAAGCCTTGTCAGTGGCTCCCCAGATTG GAATGCCCTTCAACCAGCTGGGTACCCTTGCAGGCAGCAAGTATTACAACGTGGAAGCCATGTATTGCTACTTGCGCTG CATCCAGTCGGAAGTGTCCTTTGAGGGAGCCTATGGGAACCTCAAGAGACTATATGACAAGGCAGCCAAAATGTACCACCAGTTGAAGAAGTCTGAGACCAGGAAGCTCTCCCCTAGCAAAAAGCG ATGCAAAGACATTAAGAGGTTGTTGGTGAACTTCATGTACCTACAAAGCCTGTTACAGCCCAAAAGTAG CTCCGTGGACTCAGAACTGACCTCACTCTGCCAGTCAGTCCTAGAGGATTTCAACCTCTGCCTCTTCTACCTGCCCTCCTCACCCAACCTTGGTCTAACCAACGAGGATGAGGAGGAGTGTGAAAGTGGATATGCTTTCCTCCCCGACCTGCTCATCTTTCAGATGGCCATCATCTGCCTCATGGGTGTGCACAGTTTAAAGAGAGCAG GATCCAAGCATTATAGTGCAGCCATTGCTTTCACCCTGGCCCTCTTTTCCCACCTTATCAATCATGTCAACATACGGCTGCAGGCGGAACTGGAAGAGGGCGAGAACCCTGTCTCAGCTTTTCAGAGTGATGGCACAG ATGAACCAGAGTCAAAAGAAGCACTAGAAAAAGAGGAGCCAGAGCCTGAGCCTCCCACTGTGGTACCCCAAGCTGATGAGGGCAGAAAGAGCCGTAAGCACTCCCGACTCTCTTGTCTACGTCGTCGCCGCCGCCACCATCCTCCTAAAGCTGGTGATGACAGTGACCTGAGTGAGGGTTTTGAATCTGACTCTAGCCATGACTCTGCCCAGGCCAGTGACGGCTCAGACAGTGGCTCTGATAAGAGCCTGGAAGGCAGGGGCACTGCTTTTGATGCAGAgacagactcagaaatgaacagcCAGGAGTCCCGGTCAGACCTGGAAGATATGGAGGATGAGGAGGGGACAAGATCTCCAGCCCAGGAGCCCCCTCAGGCCAGATCAGAGGTTCCAGATTCCCTCAATGGCCCCCTGGGCCCCAGTGAAGCAAGCATTGCCAGCAATTTACAAGCCATGTCCACCCAGATGTTCCAGACCAAGCGCTGCTTCCGACTGGCTCCCACTTTCAGCAACCTGCTCCTGCAGCCCACCACGGAACCTAACAGTGTGGCCAGTCACAGGCCTTGTGTCAACGGGGATATGGACAAGCCTTTAGAACCAG CCTCTGAGGATGGCTCCGAGTCAGAGGGGAGCGAGTCCAGCAACCGCTCCTGTCGCAACGAGCGCAGCCTTCAGGAGAAGCTGCAGGCCCTGATGGCTGAGGGCCTCCTTCCTGCTGTGAAGGTCTTCCTGGACTGGCTGCGAACCAACCCTGACCTCATCATcgtgtgtgcacag AGCTCTCAAAGTTTGTGGAACCGCCTGTCTGTGTTGCTGAATCtgttgccagcatctgctgagctCCAGGATTCTG GCCTGGCTCTGTGTTCCGAAGTCCAAGGTCTCCTTGAAGGCTGCGAGCTGCCTGACCTCCCTGCCAGCCTGCTGCTCCCAGAGGACATGGCACTGCGTAACCTACCTCCTCTGCGGGCTGCTCATAGACGCTTTAACTTTGACGCAGATCGGCCCCTGCTCAGTGCTTTAGAGGAG TCGGTGGTGCGCATCTGCTGTATCCGCAGCTTTGGGCACTTTGTTGCTCGCTTACAAGGCAGCATCCTGCAGTTCAATCCAGAGGTCGGCATCTTCGTCAGCATTGCTCAGTCTGAGCAGGAGAGCCTGCTGCAGCAGGCCCAGGCCCAGTTTCGTATG GCAGAGGAGGAGGCTCGGCGGAACAGGCTCAtgagagacatggctcagctaCGATTACAG CTCGAGGTCTCCCAACTGGAAGGGAGCCTACAGCAGCCCAAAGCTCAGTCAGCCATGTCTCCCTACCTCATCCCTGACACCCAGGCCCTCTGCTACCACCTCCCTCTTATCCGCCAGCTTGCCACCAGTGGCCgcttcatcatcatcattccAAGGACAG TGATTGATGGCCTGGATTTGCTGAAGAAAGAACAGCCAGGGGCCAGGGATGGCATCCGGTACCTGGAGGCAGAGTTTAAAAAGGGAAACAG ATACATTCGCTGCCAGAAGGAGGTGGGAAAGAGCTTTGAGCGGCATAAACTGAAGAGGCAGGATGCAGATGCCTG GACTCTCTATAAGATCCTGGACAGCTGCAGACAGCTAACTCTGGcccagggggcaggggaggaggacCCAAGTGGCATGGTGACCATTATCACAGGCCTTCATTTGGACAGCCCCAGTGCACTCTCTGGGCCCATGCAG GCTGCCCTGCAAGCTGCTGCCCATGCCAGTGTGGACGTCAAGAACGTTCTAGACTTCTACAGGCAGTGGAAGGAGATTGGTTGA
- the Smg5 gene encoding protein SMG5 — protein MSQGPPPGESSEPEAKVLHTKRLYRAVVEAVHRLDLILCNKAAYQEVFKPENVSLRNKLRELCVKLMFLHPVDYGRKAEELLWRKVYYEVIQLIKTNKKHIHSRSTLECAYRTHLVAGIGFYQHLLLYIQSHYQLELQCCIDWTHVTDPLMGFKKPVSASGKEMDWAQMACHRCLVYLGDLSRYQNELAGVDTELLAERFYYQALSVAPQIGMPFNQLGTLAGSKYYNVEAMYCYLRCIQSEVSFEGAYGNLKRLYDKAAKMYHQLKKSETRKLSPSKKRCKDIKRLLVNFMYLQSLLQPKSSSVDSELTSLCQSVLEDFNLCLFYLPSSPNLGLTNEDEEECESGYAFLPDLLIFQMAIICLMGVHSLKRAGSKHYSAAIAFTLALFSHLINHVNIRLQAELEEGENPVSAFQSDGTDEPESKEALEKEEPEPEPPTVVPQADEGRKSRKHSRLSCLRRRRRHHPPKAGDDSDLSEGFESDSSHDSAQASDGSDSGSDKSLEGRGTAFDAETDSEMNSQESRSDLEDMEDEEGTRSPAQEPPQARSEVPDSLNGPLGPSEASIASNLQAMSTQMFQTKRCFRLAPTFSNLLLQPTTEPNSVASHRPCVNGDMDKPLEPASEDGSESEGSESSNRSCRNERSLQEKLQALMAEGLLPAVKVFLDWLRTNPDLIIVCAQSSQSLWNRLSVLLNLLPASAELQDSGLALCSEVQGLLEGCELPDLPASLLLPEDMALRNLPPLRAAHRRFNFDADRPLLSALEESVVRICCIRSFGHFVARLQGSILQFNPEVGIFVSIAQSEQESLLQQAQAQFRMAEEEARRNRLMRDMAQLRLQLEVSQLEGSLQQPKAQSAMSPYLIPDTQALCYHLPLIRQLATSGRFIIIIPRTVIDGLDLLKKEQPGARDGIRYLEAEFKKGNRYIRCQKEVGKSFERHKLKRQDADAWTLYKILDSCRQLTLAQGAGEEDPSGMVTIITGLHLDSPSALSGPMQAALQAAAHASVDVKNVLDFYRQWKEIG, from the exons ATGAGCCAAGGCCCTCCTCCAGGGGAGAGCAGCGAACCCGAGGCAAAGGTCCTCCACACCAAGCGGCTTTACCG GGCTGTGGTGGAGGCTGTGCATCGGCTAGATCTCATCCTTTGCAACAAAGCTGCTTATCAGGAAGTGTTCAAACCAGAGAACGTTAGCCTGAGGAACAA gCTACGAGAGCTCTGTGTGAAGCTTATGTTCTTGCATCCAGTAGACTATGGGAGGAAGGCTGAGGAACTGCTGTGGAGAAAGGTATACTATGAAGTTATCCAACTTATCAAGACTAACAAAAAG CACATCCACAGTCGGAGCACCTTGGAATGTGCCTACAGGACTCATCTGGTCGCTGGCATTGGCTTCTACCAGCATCTCCTTCTCTATATCCAGTCCCACTACCAGCTGGAACTACAGTGCTGCATCGACTGGACTCACGTCACCGATCCCCTCATGG GATTCAAGAAGCCAGTATCTGCTTCAGGAAAGGAGATGGATTGGGCACAAATGGCTTGCCACCGATGCCTGGTGTACCTGGGGGATCTGT CACGCTATCAGAATGAGTTGGCTGGTGTGGACACCGAGCTGCTAGCTGAGAGATTCTACTATCAAGCCTTGTCAGTGGCTCCCCAGATTG GAATGCCCTTCAACCAGCTGGGTACCCTTGCAGGCAGCAAGTATTACAACGTGGAAGCCATGTATTGCTACTTGCGCTG CATCCAGTCGGAAGTGTCCTTTGAGGGAGCCTATGGGAACCTCAAGAGACTATATGACAAGGCAGCCAAAATGTACCACCAGTTGAAGAAGTCTGAGACCAGGAAGCTCTCCCCTAGCAAAAAGCG ATGCAAAGACATTAAGAGGTTGTTGGTGAACTTCATGTACCTACAAAGCCTGTTACAGCCCAAAAGTAG CTCCGTGGACTCAGAACTGACCTCACTCTGCCAGTCAGTCCTAGAGGATTTCAACCTCTGCCTCTTCTACCTGCCCTCCTCACCCAACCTTGGTCTAACCAACGAGGATGAGGAGGAGTGTGAAAGTGGATATGCTTTCCTCCCCGACCTGCTCATCTTTCAGATGGCCATCATCTGCCTCATGGGTGTGCACAGTTTAAAGAGAGCAG GATCCAAGCATTATAGTGCAGCCATTGCTTTCACCCTGGCCCTCTTTTCCCACCTTATCAATCATGTCAACATACGGCTGCAGGCGGAACTGGAAGAGGGCGAGAACCCTGTCTCAGCTTTTCAGAGTGATGGCACAG ATGAACCAGAGTCAAAAGAAGCACTAGAAAAAGAGGAGCCAGAGCCTGAGCCTCCCACTGTGGTACCCCAAGCTGATGAGGGCAGAAAGAGCCGTAAGCACTCCCGACTCTCTTGTCTACGTCGTCGCCGCCGCCACCATCCTCCTAAAGCTGGTGATGACAGTGACCTGAGTGAGGGTTTTGAATCTGACTCTAGCCATGACTCTGCCCAGGCCAGTGACGGCTCAGACAGTGGCTCTGATAAGAGCCTGGAAGGCAGGGGCACTGCTTTTGATGCAGAgacagactcagaaatgaacagcCAGGAGTCCCGGTCAGACCTGGAAGATATGGAGGATGAGGAGGGGACAAGATCTCCAGCCCAGGAGCCCCCTCAGGCCAGATCAGAGGTTCCAGATTCCCTCAATGGCCCCCTGGGCCCCAGTGAAGCAAGCATTGCCAGCAATTTACAAGCCATGTCCACCCAGATGTTCCAGACCAAGCGCTGCTTCCGACTGGCTCCCACTTTCAGCAACCTGCTCCTGCAGCCCACCACGGAACCTAACAGTGTGGCCAGTCACAGGCCTTGTGTCAACGGGGATATGGACAAGCCTTTAGAACCAG CCTCTGAGGATGGCTCCGAGTCAGAGGGGAGCGAGTCCAGCAACCGCTCCTGTCGCAACGAGCGCAGCCTTCAGGAGAAGCTGCAGGCCCTGATGGCTGAGGGCCTCCTTCCTGCTGTGAAGGTCTTCCTGGACTGGCTGCGAACCAACCCTGACCTCATCATcgtgtgtgcacag AGCTCTCAAAGTTTGTGGAACCGCCTGTCTGTGTTGCTGAATCtgttgccagcatctgctgagctCCAGGATTCTG GCCTGGCTCTGTGTTCCGAAGTCCAAGGTCTCCTTGAAGGCTGCGAGCTGCCTGACCTCCCTGCCAGCCTGCTGCTCCCAGAGGACATGGCACTGCGTAACCTACCTCCTCTGCGGGCTGCTCATAGACGCTTTAACTTTGACGCAGATCGGCCCCTGCTCAGTGCTTTAGAGGAG TCGGTGGTGCGCATCTGCTGTATCCGCAGCTTTGGGCACTTTGTTGCTCGCTTACAAGGCAGCATCCTGCAGTTCAATCCAGAGGTCGGCATCTTCGTCAGCATTGCTCAGTCTGAGCAGGAGAGCCTGCTGCAGCAGGCCCAGGCCCAGTTTCGTATG GCAGAGGAGGAGGCTCGGCGGAACAGGCTCAtgagagacatggctcagctaCGATTACAG CTCGAGGTCTCCCAACTGGAAGGGAGCCTACAGCAGCCCAAAGCTCAGTCAGCCATGTCTCCCTACCTCATCCCTGACACCCAGGCCCTCTGCTACCACCTCCCTCTTATCCGCCAGCTTGCCACCAGTGGCCgcttcatcatcatcattccAAGGACAG TGATTGATGGCCTGGATTTGCTGAAGAAAGAACAGCCAGGGGCCAGGGATGGCATCCGGTACCTGGAGGCAGAGTTTAAAAAGGGAAACAG ATACATTCGCTGCCAGAAGGAGGTGGGAAAGAGCTTTGAGCGGCATAAACTGAAGAGGCAGGATGCAGATGCCTG GACTCTCTATAAGATCCTGGACAGCTGCAGACAGCTAACTCTGGcccagggggcaggggaggaggacCCAAGTGGCATGGTGACCATTATCACAGGCCTTCATTTGGACAGCCCCAGTGCACTCTCTGGGCCCATGCAG GCTGCCCTGCAAGCTGCTGCCCATGCCAGTGTGGACGTCAAGAACGTTCTAGACTTCTACAGGCAGTGGAAGGAGATTGGTTGA
- the Smg5 gene encoding protein SMG5 isoform X4: MSQGPPPGESSEPEAKVLHTKRLYRAVVEAVHRLDLILCNKAAYQEVFKPENVSLRNKLRELCVKLMFLHPVDYGRKAEELLWRKVYYEVIQLIKTNKKHIHSRSTLECAYRTHLVAGIGFYQHLLLYIQSHYQLELQCCIDWTHVTDPLMGFKKPVSASGKEMDWAQMACHRCLVYLGDLSRYQNELAGVDTELLAERFYYQALSVAPQIGMPFNQLGTLAGSKYYNVEAMYCYLRCIQSEVSFEGAYGNLKRLYDKAAKMYHQLKKSETRKLSPSKKRCKDIKRLLVNFMYLQSLLQPKSSSVDSELTSLCQSVLEDFNLCLFYLPSSPNLGLTNEDEEECESGYAFLPDLLIFQMAIICLMGVHSLKRAGSKHYSAAIAFTLALFSHLINHVNIRLQAELEEGENPVSAFQSDGTDEPESKEALEKEEPEPEPPTVVPQADEGRKSRKHSRLSCLRRRRRHHPPKAGDDSDLSEGFESDSSHDSAQASDGSDSGSDKSLEGRGTAFDAETDSEMNSQESRSDLEDMEDEEGTRSPAQEPPQARSEVPDSLNGPLGPSEASIASNLQAMSTQMFQTKRCFRLAPTFSNLLLQPTTEPNSVASHRPCVNGDMDKPLEPASRTFAVLLLSTADCSSFTLFSPHIGGCTSFPHGIQLPEGSQKLGIMFL, from the exons ATGAGCCAAGGCCCTCCTCCAGGGGAGAGCAGCGAACCCGAGGCAAAGGTCCTCCACACCAAGCGGCTTTACCG GGCTGTGGTGGAGGCTGTGCATCGGCTAGATCTCATCCTTTGCAACAAAGCTGCTTATCAGGAAGTGTTCAAACCAGAGAACGTTAGCCTGAGGAACAA gCTACGAGAGCTCTGTGTGAAGCTTATGTTCTTGCATCCAGTAGACTATGGGAGGAAGGCTGAGGAACTGCTGTGGAGAAAGGTATACTATGAAGTTATCCAACTTATCAAGACTAACAAAAAG CACATCCACAGTCGGAGCACCTTGGAATGTGCCTACAGGACTCATCTGGTCGCTGGCATTGGCTTCTACCAGCATCTCCTTCTCTATATCCAGTCCCACTACCAGCTGGAACTACAGTGCTGCATCGACTGGACTCACGTCACCGATCCCCTCATGG GATTCAAGAAGCCAGTATCTGCTTCAGGAAAGGAGATGGATTGGGCACAAATGGCTTGCCACCGATGCCTGGTGTACCTGGGGGATCTGT CACGCTATCAGAATGAGTTGGCTGGTGTGGACACCGAGCTGCTAGCTGAGAGATTCTACTATCAAGCCTTGTCAGTGGCTCCCCAGATTG GAATGCCCTTCAACCAGCTGGGTACCCTTGCAGGCAGCAAGTATTACAACGTGGAAGCCATGTATTGCTACTTGCGCTG CATCCAGTCGGAAGTGTCCTTTGAGGGAGCCTATGGGAACCTCAAGAGACTATATGACAAGGCAGCCAAAATGTACCACCAGTTGAAGAAGTCTGAGACCAGGAAGCTCTCCCCTAGCAAAAAGCG ATGCAAAGACATTAAGAGGTTGTTGGTGAACTTCATGTACCTACAAAGCCTGTTACAGCCCAAAAGTAG CTCCGTGGACTCAGAACTGACCTCACTCTGCCAGTCAGTCCTAGAGGATTTCAACCTCTGCCTCTTCTACCTGCCCTCCTCACCCAACCTTGGTCTAACCAACGAGGATGAGGAGGAGTGTGAAAGTGGATATGCTTTCCTCCCCGACCTGCTCATCTTTCAGATGGCCATCATCTGCCTCATGGGTGTGCACAGTTTAAAGAGAGCAG GATCCAAGCATTATAGTGCAGCCATTGCTTTCACCCTGGCCCTCTTTTCCCACCTTATCAATCATGTCAACATACGGCTGCAGGCGGAACTGGAAGAGGGCGAGAACCCTGTCTCAGCTTTTCAGAGTGATGGCACAG ATGAACCAGAGTCAAAAGAAGCACTAGAAAAAGAGGAGCCAGAGCCTGAGCCTCCCACTGTGGTACCCCAAGCTGATGAGGGCAGAAAGAGCCGTAAGCACTCCCGACTCTCTTGTCTACGTCGTCGCCGCCGCCACCATCCTCCTAAAGCTGGTGATGACAGTGACCTGAGTGAGGGTTTTGAATCTGACTCTAGCCATGACTCTGCCCAGGCCAGTGACGGCTCAGACAGTGGCTCTGATAAGAGCCTGGAAGGCAGGGGCACTGCTTTTGATGCAGAgacagactcagaaatgaacagcCAGGAGTCCCGGTCAGACCTGGAAGATATGGAGGATGAGGAGGGGACAAGATCTCCAGCCCAGGAGCCCCCTCAGGCCAGATCAGAGGTTCCAGATTCCCTCAATGGCCCCCTGGGCCCCAGTGAAGCAAGCATTGCCAGCAATTTACAAGCCATGTCCACCCAGATGTTCCAGACCAAGCGCTGCTTCCGACTGGCTCCCACTTTCAGCAACCTGCTCCTGCAGCCCACCACGGAACCTAACAGTGTGGCCAGTCACAGGCCTTGTGTCAACGGGGATATGGACAAGCCTTTAGAACCAG CCTCCAGAACGTTTGCTGTCTTGCTGCTTTCCACTGCAGACTGCTCCAGCttcactctcttctctcctcatATTGGAGGTTGTACTTCCTTCCCTCATGGCATCCAGCTTCCTGAAGGCTCCCAGAAGCTGGGCATAATGTTCCTGTAA